In Marasmius oreades isolate 03SP1 chromosome 1, whole genome shotgun sequence, one DNA window encodes the following:
- a CDS encoding uncharacterized protein (BUSCO:EOG09261QYO): MQKPHPFTAARATLGYLDPASPHTGVHAVAVQEGWVLKKRRKKMQGFARRYFTLYQTGLLTYSFEPGQPVRDQIIVQTAAISTAPGRKDIHIDSSNATFHIKCLSTEDFTRWMLAFKKFTTQGLEARRSASVRRSRQESLKIGKSALIVEEMTTTLHELEEAFNDLVESASKKHLSVGRTKPEKEKQRESVSVFGLFKKAHSHEETHRVDSDVPQTPEERIRQAIELLKSQHMNLIKSFQGFSPLEMSINQPSPLPYTAEEEEQQDRTEDLSDNFSFPFTRNTKRASLATTLSDSVHEWFDASEGHEGAEVFVLDPTSPDVGEQPSRMTSDSDSDVERAKDTNSLDTDIESTEPTNTETCSQENTVITRRTRLPAPITGDEGSLFAVLKKNVGKDLSAIAFPVTFNEPLSLLQRAAEEMEYHTLLDQAAEESDPVNRLQYVAAFAVSSYAHTRHRTGRKGFNPMLGETFEDNRMKFIAEKVRHNPVEMAYHAEGPHWELTATSAGKTKFWGKSLEIIPLGTTHLRIGKDHYQWKKPSSFMRNLMVGTKYLEHVGNLVVQNTTDDSRCVLDFKPSSYWGASNIVSGTVQDSSGTIVSKLEGKWDEHFSHEVDSSHLIVLWRVTPWPKNTQDYYGFTSFSMTLNEITPDVAGKLPLTDSRLRPDVKALEEGNLDSAEAEKTRIEEAQRERRRLGVDQKPRWFKQQGDEWVYSGGYWEERANGWKGVDVKPLW; the protein is encoded by the exons ATGCAGAAACCACATCCATTCACTGCCGCTCGTGCCACTCTTGGCTATCTCGATCCTGCTTCCCCTCACACCGGCGTTCACGCAGTAGCCGTGCAGGAGGGATGGGTGctgaaaaagagaagaaagaagatgcaAG GTTTCGCTCGACGTTATTTCACTCTCTATCAAACTGGACTACTCacttattcttttgaacctGGGCAGCCTGTCCGAGACCAGATCATCGTACAGACCGCTGCCATTTCAACTGCTCCTGGACGCAAAGACATTCACATTGATTCCAGCAACGCTACCTTTCACATCAAATGTTTGAGCACCGAAGATTTCACTCGATGGATGCTCGCGTTCAA GAAATTCACCACCCAGGGTCTTGAAGCTCGTAGGTCAGCAAGTGTCCGCCGCTCGCGACAAGAAAGTCTAAAGATAGGCAAATCGGCCCTCATAGTCGAAGAAATGACGACG ACGTTGCATGAACTAGAAGAGGCATTTAATGATCTGGTCGAATCTGCTTCAAAGAAGCATTTGAGTGTCGGACGGACGAAACctgagaaagaaaaacaaaggGAAAGTGTGTCAGTCTTTGGGTTATTCAAGAAGG CTCATTCTCATGAAGAAACTCACCGGGTCGATTCAGATGTCCCTCAAACTCCCGAGGAACGGATTCGACAAGCAATAGAATTATTGAAATCCCAGCATATGAATTTGATCAAGTCATTTCAAGGATTTTCACCTCTCGAAATGTCTATCAATCAGCCTTCTCCATTACCCTATAcggcagaagaagaagagcaaCAGGATCGAACAGAGGATCTTTCCGATAACTTTTCATTCCCGTTCACTCGAAACACGAAGCGAGCATCCCTTGCAACTACATTAAGTGACAGCGTCCATGAGTGGTTTGACGCATCTGAAGGCCACGAAGGTGCTGAAGTGTTTGTTCTGGACCCAACTTCCCCGGATGTTGGTGAACAGCCCAGTAGAATGACGAGTGACAGTGACAGTGACGTGGAACGAGCCAAAGACACCAACAGCCTCGATACTGATATAGAGTCTACGGAACCCACGAATACGGAGACTTGTTCCCAAGAGAATACAGTCATTACGAGAAGGACTCGCCTACCTGCTCCGATCACCGGTGACGAAGGCAGTCTGTTTGCTGTATTGAAGAAGAATGTTGGAAAG GATTTGTCCGCGATCGCTTTCCCCGTGACGTTCAATGAGCCTCTCAGCCTTCTTCAAAGGGCGGCGGAGGAAATGGAGTACCATACACTTCTTGATCAGGCGGCCGAAGAATCGGATCCCGTCAATAGGCTTCAATACGTCGCTGCTTTCGCTGTGTCTAGTTATGCACATACACGACATCGGACTGGCCGTAAAGGATT TAATCCAATGCTCGGGGAGACCTTTGAGGACAATCGGATGAAATTCATTGCGGAAAAGGTGCGACACAATCCCGTAGAAATGGCGTATCACGCAGAGGGTCCCCACTGGGAGCTCACGGCTACCTCTGCTGGCAAGACAAAATTCTGGG GCAAGAGCTTAGAAATTATTCCTCTCGGAACAACTCATCTTCGGATTGGCAAGGACCATTATCAATG GAAGAAACCTTCGTCTTTCATGCGGAATCTCATGGTTGGTACCAAGTACCTAGAACATGTTGGAAATTTGGTTGTACAGAACACTACCGATGATAGCCGTTGTGTCCTGGATTTCAAGCCGAGCTCTTATTGGGGTGCCTCAAATATCGTATCAGGAACAGTCCAAGACTCCTCTGGGACGATCGTTTCTAAATTAGAAGGAAAATGGGATGAACACTTCTCACACGAAGTAGATTCTTCCCATCTTATCGTTCTCTGGCGCGTGACCCCGTGGCCTAAGAACACACAAGATTATTACGGCTTCACAAGTTTCAGCATGACCCTGAATGAAATCACACCCGACGTAGCAGGCAAGCTACCACTCACGGATTCGCGACTCAGACCAGATGTGAAAGCATTGGAAGAGGGAAATTTAGATTCTGCGGAGGCGGAAAAGACCAGAATAGAAGAGGCCCAACGTGAGCGAAGACGTCTCGGTGTTGACCAAAAGCCGCGGTGGTTCAAACAGCAAGGGGACGAGTGGGTATATTCTGGTGGATATTGGGAGGAACGAGCGAATGGGTGGAAGGGCGTGGATGTGAAGCCCTTATGGTGA
- the PHB1 gene encoding Prohibitin-1, subunit of the prohibitin complex (Phb1p-Phb2p): MAFAQQASRLIVPLAVAAVGIRASIYDVPGGYRAVMFDRFSGVKDVASGEGTHFLVPWLQRAILYDCRIKPRNISTTTGSKDLQMVSITLRVLSRPDVEHLSKIYQGLGLDYDERVLPSIGNEVLKSIVAQFDAAELITQREVVSSRIRADLLQRAGEFNIKLEDVSITHLTFGKEFTQAVEAKQIAQQDAERAKFIVEKAEQERQAAVIRAEGEAEAAKTISQALERAGEAFIALRKIEASKAIAQSLSTNPNVTYVPSGGSNLLLQVPNK; this comes from the exons ATGGCGTTTGCCCAACAAGCTTCTAGGCTAATAG TTCCACTCGCGGTGGCAGCTGTTGGCATTAGGGCAAGTATCTACGATGTACCGGGTGGATATCGGGCTGTTATGTTCGACAGGTTCTCGGGTGTCAAGGACGTC GCTTCTGGAGAGGGAACACATTTTCTAGTACCTTGGCTGCAACGTGCAATTTTATACGACTGCCGCATCAAACCTAGG AACATTTCCACTACAACTGGTTCAAAGGATCTACAAATGGTTTCCATAACTCTCCGTGTGTTATCACGCCCGGACGTCGAACACCTCTCGAAAATCTACCAAGGTCTTGGGTTGGACTACGACGAGAGGGTTCTTCCTTCTATTGGCAATGAAGTGCTGAAAAGTATCGTTGCACAATTTGATGCCGCAGAGCTGATTACCCAGCGAGAAGTG GTATCATCCAGAATCCGTGCGGACTTATTACAACGAGCGGGAGAATTCAACATCAAGCTCGAAGATGTTTCTATAACACATCTCACTTTTGGAAAG GAATTCACACAAGCCGTAGAAGCCAAGCAGATAGCTCAACAAG ACGCGGAACGAGCTAAATTCATTGTTGAAAAG GCAGAACAAGAACGTCAGGCTGCGGTCATTCGGGCTGAAGGTGAAGCTGAAGCGGCGAAAACAATATCTCAAGCACTGGAACGAGCTGGGGAGGCCTTCATCGCCTTACGAAAAATTGAAGCTAGCAAGGCTATCGCCCAGTCACTCTCTACGAATCCCAATGTGACTTATGTTCCTAGTGGAGGTAGTAATCTTCTCCTACAAGTACCCAATAAGTAG
- the DOR14 gene encoding 6-phosphogluconate dehydrogenase, decarboxylating (BUSCO:EOG09261W3X), with translation MATGDIGLIGLAVMGQNLILNMNDKGFNVVAYNRTVEKVDRFLANEAKGTNVQGAHSIKELCSKLKKPRKIILLVKAGSAVDDFISQLSPHLEQGDIVIDGGNSHYPDSIRRTKELEAKGLLFVGSGVSGGEEGARHGPSLMPGGSTAAWPHIKEIFQKTAAQAYGEPCCDWVGETGSGHYVKMVHNGIEYGDMQLIAEAYDILKRGLGLPEKEIADIFRRWNKGVLDSFLIEITAEILQFNDDDGEPVLTKVLDQAGQKGTGKWTAVAALEAGSPVTLIGEAVFARCLSAIKEERVRASKIIAGPQKEPFRGDKQLFIDDLEQALYASKLISYTQGFMLMRQTAKDLGWNLNYAGIASMWRGGCIIKSVFLKDITSAFNKNQNLESLLFDDFFNKAVHRAQPGWRRVIAQAVLWGIPTPAFSTALAFFDGYRSEIVPANLLQAQRDYFGAHTFRVLPGKENERFKTGQDIHVNWTGRGGNVSASSYNT, from the exons ATGGCAAC TGGTGACATTGGACTCATTGGTTTGGCCGTCATG GGTCAAAACCTCATTCTCAACATGAATGACAAGGGTTTCAATGTCGTAGCTTATAATCGCACCGTAGAGAAAGTCGATCGCTTCCTTGCCAACGAAGCCAAAG GCACCAACGTCCAGGGCGCCCACTCTATCAAAGAGCTTTGCTCTAAGCTGAAGAAACCACGAAAAATCATCCTCCTCGTCAAAGCCGGTTCCGCCGTCGATGATTTCATCAGTCAGCTATCTCCCCATCTAGAGCAGGGTGATATCGTTATCGATGGTGGTAATTCCCACTACCCGGATTCGATTCGCCGTACCAAAGAGCTTGAGGCCAAGGGTCTCCTCTTTGTCGGCTCTGGTGTTTCTGGAGGTGAAGAAGGTGCTCGTCACGGTCCCTCTCTCATGCCCGGTGGCTCTACCGCCGCCTGGCCTCATATCAAGGAAATCTTTCAAAAGACCGCAGCTCAAGCATACGGCGAACCTTGCTGTGACTGGGTTGGTGAAACTGGATCTGGCCACTACGTCAAGATGGTACACAATG GTATCGAATACGGTGATATGCAATTGATTGCTGAGGCATACGATATCTTGAAGCGTGGTTTGGGACTTCCGGAAAAGGAGATCGCCGATATCTTCCGCAGGTGGAATAAGGGTGTCCTCGACTCGTTCCTCATCGAAATTACGGCAGAAATCCTCCAATTCAATGACGATGATGGTGAACCAGTCTTAACCAAGGTTCTCGATCAGGCTGGTCAGAAAGGGACCGGGAAATGGACTGCAGTCGCCGCCCTGGAGGCTGGTTCGCCAG TAACACTCATCGGCGAGGCCGTCTTCGCTCGTTGCTTATCTGCTATCAAGGAAGAGCGTGTCCGTGCTAGCAAAATTATTGCCGGCCCCCAaaaagaaccattccgcgGCGACAAACAGTTGTTCATCGATGACTTGGAGCAAGCTCTGTATGCCTCTAAACTCATTTCTTACACACAGGGATTCATGTTGATGCGTCAAACCGCCAAAGAC CTTGGATGGAATCTCAACTACGCAGGCATTGCTAGTATGTGGCGTGGAGGGTGCATCATCAAG AGTGTCTTCTTGAAGGATATCACTAGTGCTTTCAACAAGAACCAGAATCTTGAGTCGCTTCTCTTCGACGATTTCTTCAACAAAG CCGTTCACCGCGCACAACCTGGCTGGCGTCGTGTAATTGCCCAGGCTGTCCTGTGGGGTATTCCCACTCCTGCTTTCAGCACCGCCCTCGCTTTCTTCGATGGCTACAGAAGTGAGATCGTACCTGCCAATTTGCTTCAGGCTCAG CGCGATTACTTCGGTGCACATACCTTCCGTGTCCTTCCTGGAAAAGAGAACGAGAGATTCAAGACTGGACAAGACATTC ATGTTAATTGGACCGGTCGTGGCGGTAATGTTTCTGCATCCAGTTATAACACATGA
- a CDS encoding uncharacterized protein (BUSCO:EOG09264PI4), translated as MSWEVRMSNSRGVPYYFNTGTQQSTWDAPSELSPEEIKALPGAQFLKQSGNNLPAKADQVRASHLLVKHRGSRRPSSWKESEITRSKEEAISILISYQAQIAGSPEKFAELAKIHSDCSSHEKGGDLGWFERGQMQKPFEDAAYGLEVGEMSDVISSDSGVHLVLRTG; from the exons ATGAGC TGGGAAGTTCGTATGTCCAATTCTCGCGGGGTTCCTTACTACTTCAACACTGGCACCCAACAATCAACTTGGGATGCCCCATCCGAGCTCTCCCCCGAAGAAATTAAAGCACTTCCTGGTGCACAATTCCTAAAGCAGAGCGGTAACAACCTTCCCGCGAAGGCAGATCAAGTTAGAGCCAGTCATCTATTGGTTAAGCATCGGGGTAGCCGAAGACCAAGCAGCTGGAAGGAG TCTGAAATTACCCGGTCGAAGGAGGAAGCCATTTCTATCCTCATATCCTATCAAGCTCAAATTGCAGGATCTCCCGAGAAATTTGCAGAACTAGCCAAGATTCACTCAGACTGTTCGTCTCATGAGAAAGGTGGAGATTTAGGTTGGTTTGAACGAGGTCAGATGCAGAAGCCATTTGAGGATGCGGCCTACGGCCTTGAAGTAGGAGAGATGAGCGATGTTATCAGCTCGGACAGTGGGGTTCACTTGGTATTGAGGACAGGATGA